The nucleotide sequence TTATAAACATAGCCTTTGCTGGAGTCCCGGCCACTCACTGCGAGCTTCTCCCTTTGAGCTTTTCTTCGAAGTTGACCTTTCATTGGGGGAGCAGGACGGCCATCTACAGACAAAAGCGAAAGACAGGCAGAGTGTTAAATGTGGTGTGGGCATCTCGTCCAAACACTGGTGTGAGTGGGACTAGCTCCCCTCTTCCAGATCACACTATGGTTGGGGTCAGGCTTAGCAAtgtgtgaggccctaggttcaggTCCCAGTGCTGCCcatgaaaaataatactgaaGAGGATCCCAGTTCACAACCACAACTAAAATTGATCTAGCTTTAGTGGTGAGGTACAACAGAATCATGAAAATGACTTCCTAGGCACACTCTTCCATCATTTAACCCTGTCATTAGCATGGACCTAGGGTCGTCTGCCATGCTGAATTCACTTTTTATCTTCAGAAACCCTTCACTCAATGGGAGTCATTACTAAACTTCATCCCACTGTATAATGAAATACAgggttcctcccccccccccatcacccttgatttttgaggtagggtctcactatgtagccaaggctatccTCTAGCTCTCagtgcttctgcctcctgagtgctgattgCAGGCATATGccattattcttttttgttttcttttgttttttaaagttttattttcatgtgattggatgttttgcttgcatgtatgtctttgccTGGTACAGATGGAAGTGCAAAGATGAcgttagatcctctggaactggagttacaagcaatTGTGAGTCACCCTCTGGGTGTTGGGAATCCAACaaaagtcctctggaagaacagccactgcACTGgaggcatctcttcagcccataagctttgtttttttaaaaaagaaaaagacttctCTGTATTGAGTCTGCTATCTTCAGTAGACTTGTAGGAATCTTCGGTATTCTTTTCAACAGCTTTTCGAAGAATTCCTTATGTATTTGCAATCAAATTGTCAAAATACACTCATCACACATGTCCCCTTCTGAGAGGATAAAAGTCACACACACTTCCTCCCTCAGGACAACCCAAGTTAGATTCACCTTCTATCTTCTGGGCACGATCCCCCCACAGCTTGCTTTTCTTAGCCAATTTACTATTGATTTATTGATACACAGGGTCTATTCTGTAGTTCAGAATAATCAGGGATTCCCTACATAGCACTGACCTCACagcaatccctctgcctcagctctcAAAGCTTAAACTTCAGAGCCAAACTTACACCGGGCTACGTAGTCGGGCAAAATTAGAGTTCCAGTCCTTGACCTCTTTCCTAAGTAAAAGGGTCAATATTTTCCCAGACACGCCCCCCAACCCCTACCCGGGGTGGTctctcaggaaaaagaaaaaaccctgacGTCAAGTCTCACCCGCGAAAGACCAGTCAGGGAGCTCCGTGAGGGGCCCATAGCCGGAAGGGTTGGCCGCCAGGCCCTGCCTAGGTGGGGGAAACAGTGGGGTGAGGACGCGGTGGGGACACCAGGTCCCGCCGCGCCCCCGCCCCCGTCAGGCACTCACTGGAGTCGCCACTGGCTGCCGGCCCGCGCCACCACGCTGCTGTGCAGCCTCCGGACACCTACTGCAAGAGCAGAGAGTTAGAGGGCCAGTCGCCCCGCGGCTCCCGGGTCCCCAGCCCCACAACCACTCACTGGACAGCCAGGTCCCTAAGGCAGCCATGCCGGAGCAAGGGAGCCGGAAGTGGGCGTGGCTCCGGTAGCCACGCGGGACGCTGCCGGGAAAGCCGGAAGCCGACATCTTGAATGTGGTTTTCAATCGCGGATCCCACCATCTTGGGTCATCGTACGGAAGTGAGAGTCAGCCGCGGGCTGGGCTTTCTGGACAGGAGGCGCTGTCCGGCGCATGCATCTTGCACCCTCCGAAGTGGTCGACATACCTGTGACCGAATCCTTCGCAGCTGTTTCCAAGACCTTTCCTGGATGTTCTCCAGACTTTGGAAATTTAGGGTAACTCAGAAGTGTCGCATCCAACGAACCTTATTGCGCAGACTTCTGCATCATTTTAACGTTTGCATTCTGATCATGATATGATCAAGTGTAGAACGAGTCTGAGAAATTTGGTTCTCATCCAACAGAATCGAAGAAGTAATGAATGGGTTAAGAGATTATAAGGATAGCTAAAAACAGCCCAGATAAGATATTGAGTCTAGGGAAGACAAATGATCACAGATATGACTAATAGTACATACAGCCCAGTGTACTATTAGTATATTGTATATGTTATTTGCAAGAATATGTATGGAAATACGGATCTGAGGACACtattaaactgtttttttttttttttttttgatttggttttttttgagacagggtttctctgaatagccctggctgtcctggaactcactctgtagaccaggctgacctcgaactcagaaatccgcctgcctctgcctcccagagtgctggattacaggcgtgccccaccactgccttgctttttttttttttttttaattgtttttatttttgttttgaggaagTTGTACTGGTGccaattttttttccccttgagacaggatctcacaatGTAACTATGgtactcagtatgtagaccaggctggcttcgaactcatagagatacaTCTGCCTCTGCTCCCGAATGCAGGGATATAAGGTGGTCCTGATTCCAACTTTTCAAGAGCACCCACCACACATTCTCATGGGTTAAGTATACCTTGAATGGTCTGAACCTGAAAACTGAACTGTGAAGTGCTCCAAAATCAAACTTGTTGAATCCAAACATGATGCTACAATGGAAATGACACACCTGAAGTTATGACGGAATTTTACTCAAAAACAACCCAGGCCCACTAAGGGCTGCTAATGGTGct is from Apodemus sylvaticus chromosome 8, mApoSyl1.1, whole genome shotgun sequence and encodes:
- the Mrpl52 gene encoding 39S ribosomal protein L52, mitochondrial isoform X1, translated to MSASGFPGSVPRGYRSHAHFRLPCSGMAALGTWLSIGVRRLHSSVVARAGSQWRLQQGLAANPSGYGPLTELPDWSFADGRPAPPMKGQLRRKAQREKLARRVVLLTQEMDAGLQAWKLRQQKLQEERKQGHDLKPKGTLLRSPLPNQ
- the Mrpl52 gene encoding 39S ribosomal protein L52, mitochondrial isoform X4, yielding MSASGFPGSVPRGYRSHAHFRLPCSGMAALGTWLSIGVRRLHSSVVARAGSQWRLQQGLAANPSGYGPLTELPDWSFAETSCTADTGNGCWITGLEAEAAEIAGRKEAGTRS
- the Mrpl52 gene encoding 39S ribosomal protein L52, mitochondrial isoform X2 codes for the protein MSASGFPGSVPRGYRSHAHFRLPCSGMAALGTWLSSVRRLHSSVVARAGSQWRLQQGLAANPSGYGPLTELPDWSFADGRPAPPMKGQLRRKAQREKLARRVVLLTQEMDAGLQAWKLRQQKLQEERKQGHDLKPKGTLLRSPLPNQ
- the Mrpl52 gene encoding 39S ribosomal protein L52, mitochondrial isoform X3 codes for the protein MSASGFPGSVPRGYRSHAHFRLPCSGMAALGTWLSSVRRLHSSVVARAGSQWRLQQGLAANPSGYGPLTELPDWSFADGRPAPPMKGQLRRKAQREKLAVSETSCTADTGNGCWITGLEAEAAEIAGRKEAGTRS